The following are from one region of the Segatella oris genome:
- the cas5b gene encoding type I-B CRISPR-associated protein Cas5b: MKVFRIKISAWTASFRYPNIISGYQPTLEVPPLSTILGLMNACAGRYLNHADMEIGYYFNYRSISNDLETIYQMKYDKGTAKKQVKSNVINRQFLFDNTLYIYIIDKDFVKYFQTPAFQILLGRSCDLATIEDIVICDLKEVNNASKIKGQIVPFNSNFLPGTIQALPKYFTNTIPRENVGTEAYSVIGCNSDDFSTDLSALRDSINGEDVDIYMHHLRLGKEE; encoded by the coding sequence ATGAAGGTTTTCCGTATTAAAATATCGGCATGGACTGCAAGTTTTAGATATCCAAATATAATATCTGGTTATCAGCCAACTTTAGAAGTTCCCCCCTTAAGTACCATATTAGGACTTATGAATGCTTGTGCGGGGCGCTATCTTAATCATGCAGATATGGAGATTGGATATTATTTTAATTATCGGTCAATATCTAATGATTTGGAAACTATTTATCAAATGAAATATGATAAAGGTACTGCCAAAAAACAGGTAAAATCGAATGTTATAAATAGACAATTTCTATTCGATAATACTTTATATATATATATCATTGATAAAGACTTTGTGAAATATTTCCAAACTCCTGCTTTTCAGATTCTTCTTGGTAGAAGTTGTGACTTGGCAACCATAGAAGATATAGTTATTTGCGATTTGAAAGAGGTTAATAATGCGAGTAAAATAAAAGGGCAGATAGTTCCTTTCAATAGTAATTTTTTACCAGGTACTATACAGGCATTGCCAAAGTATTTTACGAATACTATTCCTCGTGAGAATGTTGGTACGGAAGCTTACTCTGTTATTGGATGTAATAGTGATGATTTTTCAACAGATCTTAGTGCATTGCGGGATAGTATCAATGGGGAAGATGTTGATATCTATATGCATCACTTAAGATTAGGAAAAGAAGAGTAA
- a CDS encoding DUF4406 domain-containing protein produces MSKERRTKKVYIAGKIGEDILSDSTRKKFAEAEAWLKAKGYKVFNPTQSGLGIMAENYAKACGTNFYEEILLLDIMQLKRCDIICLLPDWHESPGALAEFFFAKAIDKKIKQITMFENKIVDWI; encoded by the coding sequence ATGAGCAAGGAAAGACGAACAAAGAAAGTATATATCGCAGGAAAGATAGGTGAGGATATTCTTAGTGATTCGACTCGCAAGAAATTTGCAGAGGCAGAAGCGTGGTTGAAAGCAAAAGGATATAAAGTGTTTAATCCGACTCAAAGCGGGCTTGGCATCATGGCAGAGAACTACGCAAAGGCATGTGGCACGAACTTCTATGAAGAGATACTTCTTCTTGACATTATGCAACTGAAACGGTGTGATATCATCTGTCTGCTTCCTGACTGGCACGAAAGCCCAGGTGCCTTGGCAGAGTTTTTCTTCGCTAAAGCAATAGATAAGAAAATAAAACAGATTACAATGTTTGAAAATAAAATAGTAGATTGGATATGA
- a CDS encoding DUF2795 domain-containing protein, with amino-acid sequence MYWTLELASKLEDAPWPATKDELIDYAVRSGAPLEVLENLQEIEDEGDVYESIEDIWPDYPSKDDFLWNDDEY; translated from the coding sequence ATGTATTGGACACTTGAATTAGCTTCAAAATTGGAAGATGCACCTTGGCCTGCAACAAAAGACGAACTGATAGATTATGCTGTTCGTTCAGGTGCGCCACTTGAAGTGCTTGAAAATTTGCAGGAGATAGAAGACGAAGGCGATGTTTATGAAAGCATCGAGGATATATGGCCGGATTATCCTTCAAAGGATGATTTCCTGTGGAATGACGATGAATATTAA
- the cas2 gene encoding CRISPR-associated endonuclease Cas2, with protein MYVILIYDVAEKRVSKMLKLCRQYLCWIQNSVFEGELSEVKLRELQYKIGNLIDKKEDSVIIFSNKKGYHMSKDILGKERMSTENFL; from the coding sequence ATGTATGTTATCCTGATTTATGATGTGGCAGAGAAGCGTGTTAGTAAAATGCTGAAATTATGTCGGCAATATCTTTGTTGGATACAGAATTCTGTGTTTGAAGGCGAACTGTCAGAAGTTAAACTGCGGGAGTTGCAGTATAAGATAGGAAACTTAATTGATAAAAAAGAGGATAGTGTGATAATATTCTCTAATAAAAAGGGTTATCATATGAGTAAGGATATTCTTGGCAAGGAGCGAATGTCAACAGAGAACTTTCTGTAA
- a CDS encoding CRISPR-associated helicase/endonuclease Cas3, protein MERSILLAKSNPKISLNEHIDDCLSICRQLSMVISNIPVEDKASFWNIVRKSLIMHDTGKGHVEFQKTLLGKASLWYHQRHELFSIYFIHNSNLSESEKTLVSFGVLGHHKSLGDLFDFVNRNYYNDEDWDEEGLSYADECDKLCYEEIKEILDRYELNLITKNVPCIKSILRLAKNKNIEGKANIENILFIGAIKHCDHMASAGIKHLYRLEKTDFAFLYKYPFFTHQLRDAEASCSVILNAPTGAGKTEAALVWLKNQLEHRGQGRVYYILPYTASINAMYKRLNSCIGDSSKKVGLLHGNLMQYLDLQMENHSIDTIKLQEQVEDFKSMLMPLKIVTPFQLLKHLFGIKGFEKGIFEWSGGYFIIDEIHAYEVKIFAQIIVLLSFAVQYLKVRVHIMTATLPTFMRCKIASVIGPYQEIIADKQLYLSFRRHRLFCLDGLLTDYLDNIQVDINQGKKVLVVCNTVDESQMVYKYLHASKKVLLHGRFCAEDRFKNEVKLKEDDVSLLVGTQAIEISLDVDFDLIYTAPAPLDALLQRFGRVNRKREKGICPCYVFKERNDADKYIYKNAGVIERTLEVLKQIEQDEGGIIQENKLQALIDVVYPCWSEEEQEDFSMTKTLFEDYVEKDLRPLEYSAEREEEFYKQFDDKKVIPAALVPEYQSRISNLQFVKAEGLLVSISKRRFANMLHEGNIEQKTFVYSKNEDKQIISIKQYVINSEYDERLGLVFSETEKQIGGDIFL, encoded by the coding sequence ATGGAACGTTCAATCCTTCTTGCAAAATCAAATCCAAAGATATCTCTGAATGAACACATTGATGACTGCCTCTCTATCTGTAGGCAGTTGTCAATGGTTATATCCAATATTCCTGTTGAAGATAAAGCGTCTTTTTGGAATATTGTTAGAAAGAGCCTCATAATGCATGATACTGGTAAAGGACATGTTGAGTTTCAAAAAACACTTTTGGGTAAGGCATCTTTATGGTATCATCAGCGGCATGAGTTATTTTCTATTTATTTTATTCATAATTCTAATTTATCAGAATCAGAAAAGACTTTAGTATCATTCGGTGTGTTAGGGCATCATAAGTCGTTAGGTGATCTTTTTGATTTTGTCAATCGTAATTATTATAATGATGAAGATTGGGATGAAGAAGGTTTATCGTATGCTGATGAATGTGATAAATTATGTTATGAAGAAATAAAGGAAATATTAGATAGATATGAACTGAACCTTATTACAAAAAATGTTCCTTGTATTAAGAGTATACTTCGATTAGCAAAAAATAAAAATATCGAAGGAAAAGCTAATATAGAGAATATATTATTTATTGGGGCAATAAAGCATTGTGACCATATGGCCTCTGCGGGTATAAAACACTTATATCGTCTGGAAAAAACTGATTTTGCCTTTTTATATAAATACCCATTCTTTACCCATCAGTTACGAGATGCAGAGGCTTCTTGTAGTGTTATTCTTAATGCACCAACGGGGGCTGGAAAAACAGAAGCTGCTCTTGTATGGTTGAAGAATCAATTAGAACATAGAGGACAAGGAAGAGTTTACTATATACTACCTTATACAGCTTCCATAAATGCAATGTATAAGCGTTTGAACTCCTGTATAGGTGATTCTTCAAAAAAAGTTGGATTACTACATGGAAATCTAATGCAGTATTTGGATCTGCAAATGGAAAATCATTCTATAGATACTATTAAACTTCAAGAGCAAGTAGAAGACTTTAAGTCCATGCTAATGCCTTTGAAGATAGTTACGCCATTTCAATTACTAAAGCATCTTTTTGGAATAAAAGGTTTCGAAAAAGGTATCTTTGAATGGAGTGGAGGTTATTTTATCATCGATGAAATACATGCCTATGAAGTTAAGATCTTTGCTCAGATAATAGTGCTATTATCATTTGCTGTTCAGTATTTGAAGGTCAGGGTGCATATAATGACGGCAACTCTGCCAACTTTTATGAGATGCAAAATAGCATCTGTTATAGGTCCTTATCAAGAAATCATTGCGGATAAGCAGCTGTATCTCTCATTCAGACGACATCGTCTATTTTGCTTGGATGGTTTGTTGACAGATTATTTAGATAATATACAAGTGGATATCAATCAAGGTAAGAAAGTTCTTGTTGTATGCAATACTGTTGATGAGTCTCAAATGGTTTATAAATATCTGCATGCTTCGAAAAAAGTTCTACTTCATGGACGCTTTTGTGCAGAAGATAGATTTAAGAATGAAGTAAAATTGAAAGAAGATGATGTGTCACTTTTAGTTGGTACACAAGCTATAGAAATAAGCCTGGATGTAGATTTTGATCTTATTTATACAGCTCCAGCACCCCTTGATGCTCTTTTACAGCGTTTTGGGAGGGTTAATAGAAAACGGGAAAAAGGAATTTGTCCTTGCTATGTATTCAAGGAAAGAAATGATGCAGATAAATATATCTATAAAAATGCGGGAGTGATAGAAAGAACATTGGAGGTCTTGAAACAAATAGAGCAAGATGAAGGTGGTATAATCCAAGAAAATAAATTACAGGCATTGATAGATGTTGTTTATCCATGTTGGTCAGAAGAAGAACAAGAAGATTTTTCAATGACAAAAACTTTATTTGAAGATTATGTGGAGAAAGATTTACGTCCATTGGAATATTCTGCAGAAAGAGAGGAAGAATTCTATAAGCAATTCGATGATAAAAAAGTTATTCCTGCTGCATTGGTACCAGAATATCAAAGTAGAATATCTAATCTTCAATTTGTCAAAGCCGAGGGACTATTAGTGTCTATTAGTAAGCGCAGGTTTGCTAATATGCTACATGAAGGAAATATTGAGCAGAAAACATTTGTATATTCAAAGAATGAGGATAAGCAGATTATAAGTATAAAACAATATGTAATCAATAGTGAGTATGATGAAAGGCTTGGGTTAGTATTTTCAGAAACAGAAAAGCAAATAGGGGGAGATATTTTTCTATGA
- a CDS encoding ATP-binding protein gives MLIKRDRYLNALIGWKHTDLIKIVTGIRRCGKSFLLFTLFHQHLLQTGTDESHIIEIALDDISNESLRDPFRMMTYVKERIRSGEQYYLIIDEVQLLGRFVEVLNSFMHIPNVDVYVTGSNSHFLSKDVATEFRGRGIEIHVYPLSFAELYAAEGGDTSALWKRYCVYGGLPYLATLENNAKRAEYLTSLNKTLYLRDIVERNRIVNVEEFSELMCVMASGIGSPCNPNKIANTFKTVKKETLAPQTISKYLSYMEDAFIIERSTRYDVKGRRYIGTLSKYYFQDIGLRNALLNFRQTEETHIMENVIYNELRSRGYGVDVGVIDVRTATERRQLEVDFVADKGDRRYYIQSAFSLADDEKREQELASLKRIHDAFKKVIIVREDIASYHDEHGVLIMGLMDFLLKTNVDEIL, from the coding sequence ATGTTGATAAAGCGAGACAGGTACCTTAATGCATTGATTGGTTGGAAGCATACTGACCTCATAAAGATAGTCACGGGAATAAGGCGTTGTGGCAAATCTTTCTTGCTGTTTACACTCTTTCACCAGCATTTGTTGCAGACAGGTACAGACGAATCGCATATTATAGAGATTGCTCTGGATGATATCAGCAACGAATCTCTACGTGATCCTTTCAGGATGATGACGTATGTAAAAGAGCGCATCCGAAGCGGGGAACAATATTACTTGATTATTGACGAGGTTCAGTTGCTTGGCCGTTTCGTCGAAGTGCTCAATAGTTTCATGCATATTCCGAATGTAGATGTTTATGTAACAGGAAGTAATTCTCACTTCCTATCTAAGGATGTAGCTACAGAATTCCGTGGTCGGGGCATAGAAATCCATGTATATCCGCTTTCATTTGCCGAACTGTATGCTGCTGAAGGAGGCGACACGTCTGCTTTGTGGAAACGATACTGCGTCTATGGTGGGCTTCCTTACTTGGCGACATTAGAGAACAATGCAAAGCGGGCAGAATATCTCACGTCGCTGAATAAAACTCTTTATCTGAGAGATATTGTTGAGCGCAACAGGATTGTGAATGTAGAAGAGTTCTCAGAACTGATGTGCGTCATGGCTTCGGGCATTGGCTCACCATGCAATCCGAACAAAATTGCCAACACATTCAAGACCGTAAAGAAAGAAACGCTTGCTCCGCAGACTATTTCCAAGTATCTCTCTTATATGGAAGATGCGTTTATTATAGAGCGTTCCACAAGGTATGATGTTAAGGGGCGCAGGTATATTGGCACGTTATCTAAATACTATTTTCAGGATATTGGCCTGCGCAATGCACTGCTGAACTTTCGACAGACAGAGGAAACGCATATCATGGAGAATGTTATTTACAATGAACTCCGCAGCCGTGGATATGGCGTTGATGTCGGTGTGATTGATGTTCGGACGGCAACGGAACGCAGACAGCTTGAAGTTGATTTTGTGGCTGACAAAGGAGATCGGCGATATTACATCCAGTCGGCATTTTCTTTAGCGGATGACGAAAAGCGAGAACAGGAATTAGCTTCATTGAAACGTATTCATGATGCGTTCAAGAAAGTAATCATTGTGCGTGAGGATATTGCTTCCTATCACGATGAACACGGCGTACTGATTATGGGGTTAATGGACTTTCTGCTCAAAACGAACGTAGATGAGATTTTGTGA
- a CDS encoding helix-turn-helix transcriptional regulator translates to MIVKILTTYPNLSADWLLTGNGPMLKTKGSNQSCSVAEDAIPDPKDKKNKAIYPKKQEENSITEALLSEPSVSYTPSKGAPYYDVDFLGGFDLTFNNQTVTPEYNIDFKPFNKLGVTWVNITGHSMEPKINHGDIIALKECRLEDVQYGEIYAVVLDTIRTVKILRKSNDPNRMRYVPINEENYDEQEYDNSRILRIFEVLGNISRFM, encoded by the coding sequence ATGATAGTTAAAATTTTAACTACATATCCGAATTTGTCAGCAGATTGGCTCCTTACTGGCAATGGTCCTATGCTCAAAACGAAAGGTAGTAACCAATCATGCAGTGTAGCTGAAGACGCAATTCCCGACCCTAAAGATAAGAAAAATAAGGCGATTTACCCCAAAAAACAAGAAGAAAATTCTATAACGGAGGCACTTCTTTCTGAACCCTCCGTCTCATACACTCCCAGTAAAGGTGCACCATACTATGATGTGGACTTCCTTGGAGGCTTTGACCTTACATTTAATAATCAGACTGTCACCCCTGAATACAACATTGACTTCAAGCCATTTAACAAGTTGGGGGTCACCTGGGTGAACATCACGGGGCATTCCATGGAACCTAAAATCAACCATGGGGATATCATTGCGCTTAAGGAATGCCGACTTGAGGATGTGCAATACGGCGAAATCTATGCCGTTGTCCTCGATACTATTCGCACCGTCAAGATACTTCGCAAGTCCAATGACCCGAACAGAATGCGTTACGTGCCCATCAACGAGGAAAACTACGATGAGCAGGAATACGACAATTCCCGCATTCTCCGCATCTTCGAAGTACTCGGGAACATAAGCCGATTTATGTAA
- the cas4 gene encoding CRISPR-associated protein Cas4, whose protein sequence is MIVTGTHFNYYQLCRRKLWLFANGINMEHNSDLVYEGKLIHEDSYPQRSVKYEEVAIDGIKVDYYDARNKVIHEIKKSNKVAKAHEWQLKYYMYVFEQHGINGVKGILEYPELRKTSEVVLTDVDRENIALIRQDICNIIELDLCPPIVKKGLCKNCSYFEFCYSNEMEEDL, encoded by the coding sequence ATGATTGTTACTGGAACTCATTTTAATTATTATCAGCTTTGTAGGCGAAAGTTGTGGCTGTTTGCTAATGGCATAAACATGGAACATAATTCGGACTTGGTGTATGAAGGCAAACTGATACATGAAGATAGTTATCCGCAGCGCTCGGTGAAGTATGAAGAAGTTGCGATAGATGGCATAAAAGTAGATTACTATGATGCTCGGAATAAAGTTATTCATGAGATTAAAAAATCTAATAAGGTTGCTAAGGCGCATGAATGGCAGCTGAAATACTATATGTATGTTTTCGAACAGCATGGTATTAATGGGGTGAAAGGAATATTGGAATATCCTGAGCTTAGAAAGACATCGGAAGTAGTATTGACAGATGTGGATCGCGAAAATATTGCTTTAATTCGGCAAGATATCTGTAATATTATAGAACTGGATTTATGCCCTCCTATAGTGAAGAAAGGTCTATGTAAGAATTGTAGCTATTTTGAGTTCTGTTATTCAAATGAGATGGAGGAAGATTTATGA
- the cas1b gene encoding type I-B CRISPR-associated endonuclease Cas1b yields the protein MKRSFYLFNPGLMERKDNTLKFTPISIDEQGNETKQPSRFIPIEDVAELYAFGSLKANSSLYNFLGQRDVPVHFFDYYENYTGSFMPRAGLLSGKALLAQVKTYQSSKKRVELARKFIQGAAWNMVMNLNYYNRRGKELEGQIAEMKEFAQTLPEAKTVEEVMGIEGNIRRIYYSAFDIVLDDFKFGSRTKQPPENEVNALVSFGNMMCYTETLRAIHQTQLNPTISFLHKPGERRYSLCLDISEIFKPIIVDRVIFKVLNKRALQKSHFDRKLNRCLLNDKGKKIFVAAMEERYNETFRHRSLGRNVSYRHLIKLECYKLLKDILGIEEYKPFKMYW from the coding sequence ATGAAAAGGAGCTTCTATTTGTTTAATCCGGGATTGATGGAGCGTAAAGACAATACATTGAAGTTTACGCCTATTAGCATAGATGAACAAGGAAATGAAACGAAGCAACCATCTCGTTTTATTCCGATAGAGGATGTTGCTGAATTATATGCTTTTGGTAGTTTGAAAGCGAATAGTTCTCTATATAATTTTCTGGGGCAACGCGATGTGCCTGTTCATTTCTTCGATTATTATGAGAATTATACAGGGAGTTTCATGCCTCGTGCAGGACTGCTTTCGGGAAAGGCTTTATTGGCACAGGTAAAAACATATCAAAGTTCGAAAAAACGGGTAGAGCTGGCAAGAAAGTTCATTCAAGGTGCGGCATGGAATATGGTGATGAATTTGAACTATTATAATAGGAGAGGAAAAGAACTTGAAGGGCAGATTGCCGAAATGAAAGAATTTGCACAAACTCTTCCTGAAGCAAAAACTGTTGAAGAAGTGATGGGAATAGAAGGGAATATTCGTAGAATTTATTATTCTGCTTTTGATATCGTACTTGATGATTTTAAGTTTGGCAGTCGCACGAAGCAACCTCCCGAGAATGAAGTGAATGCTTTAGTTTCTTTTGGTAATATGATGTGCTATACAGAAACGCTGCGCGCAATTCATCAAACACAGCTGAACCCTACGATTAGTTTTTTGCATAAGCCAGGAGAACGCCGTTATTCTTTATGCTTGGACATATCTGAAATCTTCAAACCGATTATAGTTGATCGGGTTATATTCAAAGTACTTAATAAACGTGCGCTTCAAAAGAGTCATTTTGATAGGAAATTGAATCGTTGCCTTCTAAATGATAAAGGGAAAAAGATCTTTGTTGCAGCCATGGAGGAACGTTATAATGAAACATTCCGTCATCGTTCCTTGGGGCGTAATGTGAGTTATCGTCATCTGATAAAACTTGAGTGTTATAAGCTCTTGAAAGATATACTCGGGATAGAAGAATATAAACCTTTTAAGATGTATTGGTAA
- the cas7i gene encoding type I-B CRISPR-associated protein Cas7/Cst2/DevR, which yields MERNLNVQGFVLLDVDVVALNNAGKDTISNNDNITRTKSINKDGQNYVYVSGQAWRYWWRETLQYVYGWTLSPITRGKSIVFTNTNPIDYPDDDVFGYMRAASETNEDEKGKKKTKNITVTRVSPLKNSALISVAATRPAMNWSSMSRQEGDSVPFVKQEYSAVMKGMFSLDINAISTFSDYNRSGYRNLSDDLKKKAIENGAVEIDDLFGKGKLLRLPQHVRKERIADTIAALKNISGGAMQTSNMGDVTPKLIILVTSSTGNHPFSHIVKNAGERNERVVLNMEGLRQVLIDYKDTFVGKLYIGRRSGFFDEYDEDIKALVSDFDDIVVYQSINIAVDEYIKEVKTLIE from the coding sequence ATGGAAAGGAATTTAAATGTTCAAGGATTTGTGTTGTTAGATGTGGATGTTGTAGCCTTGAATAATGCAGGAAAAGATACAATATCTAATAATGATAATATAACAAGGACAAAGTCTATTAACAAGGATGGGCAAAATTATGTGTATGTCTCTGGTCAAGCCTGGCGATATTGGTGGAGAGAGACTCTGCAATATGTTTATGGTTGGACACTTTCTCCTATAACGAGAGGCAAGTCTATAGTATTTACTAATACTAATCCTATAGACTATCCTGATGATGATGTGTTTGGTTATATGCGTGCTGCATCAGAAACAAATGAAGATGAAAAGGGAAAGAAGAAAACAAAGAATATAACGGTTACAAGAGTTTCCCCATTGAAAAATTCTGCTTTGATATCTGTAGCAGCAACACGTCCTGCAATGAACTGGTCAAGTATGTCACGTCAAGAGGGAGATTCCGTTCCTTTTGTAAAGCAAGAATATAGCGCAGTTATGAAAGGGATGTTCTCTTTGGATATTAATGCAATTTCAACTTTTTCAGATTATAATCGTAGCGGTTATAGGAATCTATCAGATGATTTAAAGAAAAAAGCTATTGAGAATGGTGCTGTAGAAATAGATGATTTGTTTGGGAAAGGGAAACTTTTACGTCTGCCTCAGCATGTGCGAAAGGAGCGTATAGCAGATACTATTGCAGCATTGAAGAATATCAGTGGTGGTGCTATGCAGACAAGTAACATGGGAGATGTTACCCCGAAACTAATTATTCTGGTTACATCGAGTACTGGTAATCATCCGTTCTCACATATAGTGAAGAATGCTGGTGAACGAAATGAACGAGTTGTTTTGAATATGGAAGGTTTGAGGCAAGTTCTAATAGATTACAAAGATACTTTTGTAGGGAAGCTCTATATCGGTAGGCGTAGTGGCTTTTTCGATGAGTATGATGAGGATATTAAAGCGTTGGTCTCTGATTTTGATGATATTGTGGTCTATCAATCTATAAATATTGCTGTTGATGAATATATAAAAGAAGTTAAGACGCTAATAGAATAA
- a CDS encoding DUF3164 family protein, with translation METTVNIKNLSKEERAQLLAELQNEEKQSRIQRRETYESLRAELLHGVEERLQTVAADVQSFHDWLQSEVEGFVGVMRDYGQLRKSDQRSYTITDGDFRLEIASNKVKGFDERADLAAERLIDYLKRYMKKSEKGADDPMYQMAMTLLERNKSGDLDYKSISKLYELEDKFDSEYSEIMGLFKEANVVQKNAVNYYFSKRNPETNVWRRIEPSFCRM, from the coding sequence ATGGAAACAACTGTAAACATCAAAAATTTAAGTAAGGAGGAACGGGCACAGTTGCTCGCTGAGTTACAGAACGAAGAGAAACAAAGTCGCATCCAGCGTCGCGAAACCTACGAGAGTCTGCGTGCAGAATTGCTGCATGGCGTGGAGGAACGCCTGCAGACAGTAGCTGCTGACGTGCAAAGTTTTCATGACTGGCTACAAAGTGAGGTCGAAGGCTTCGTAGGTGTGATGCGTGATTATGGCCAACTGCGCAAGAGCGACCAGCGCAGCTACACCATCACTGACGGCGACTTCCGTCTGGAGATAGCAAGTAACAAGGTGAAAGGCTTTGACGAGCGTGCCGACCTTGCAGCCGAGCGTCTTATCGACTATCTCAAGCGTTATATGAAGAAGAGCGAAAAAGGGGCCGATGACCCCATGTATCAAATGGCCATGACGCTCTTAGAGCGCAACAAGTCTGGTGATCTTGATTACAAGAGCATTTCGAAACTCTATGAATTAGAGGATAAGTTCGACAGCGAGTACAGTGAAATCATGGGGCTTTTCAAAGAAGCAAACGTGGTACAGAAGAACGCGGTCAACTACTACTTCTCAAAGCGCAATCCGGAGACGAATGTGTGGCGTCGGATAGAGCCGAGTTTCTGCAGGATGTAA
- a CDS encoding ATP-binding protein: MKLTKNEKGQIQECLKQYVSKYPSQNKAAQSLVGTSSATVSSILQGKWENISDDMWRNLASQLGTTSGNDWQVVETKAFQEMNLVMKDAQAVRNVTWIVGEAGCGKTTTARLYAAENSEVFYILCSEDMKKSDFIREIARRIGQRTEGYSIRELLDRIIDDLIQMQAPLLLFDEADKLPERVFHYFIDLYNRLEDKCGIVFFSTSYIKRRMTMGLRYNKCGYNEIHSRIGRKFYELEPTAPHDVYAICMANGVTDKSHVSEVVKDAEAYDFDLRRVKKNIHRVKVMQAQTAVK; encoded by the coding sequence ATGAAACTAACAAAAAATGAAAAGGGACAAATCCAGGAGTGCTTGAAGCAGTATGTCAGCAAGTACCCAAGTCAGAATAAGGCTGCACAGAGTCTGGTAGGAACGAGCAGCGCAACGGTGAGCAGCATTCTGCAAGGCAAGTGGGAAAACATCAGCGACGACATGTGGCGTAACCTTGCCTCACAGTTGGGAACAACGTCCGGCAATGACTGGCAGGTGGTCGAGACAAAAGCTTTTCAGGAAATGAACCTCGTCATGAAAGATGCCCAAGCCGTGAGAAATGTTACGTGGATCGTGGGCGAGGCTGGCTGCGGCAAAACCACCACGGCACGCCTCTATGCTGCTGAAAACAGCGAGGTGTTCTACATATTGTGTTCTGAAGACATGAAGAAGAGCGACTTCATTCGCGAGATTGCACGCCGCATCGGTCAGCGTACAGAGGGTTACAGCATCAGAGAACTGCTTGACAGGATCATTGATGATCTTATTCAGATGCAGGCACCGCTGTTGCTTTTCGACGAGGCGGATAAGTTGCCAGAGCGAGTCTTTCATTATTTCATCGACCTGTATAACCGTTTGGAGGATAAATGCGGCATCGTCTTCTTCTCTACGAGCTACATCAAGCGTCGTATGACCATGGGGCTACGCTACAACAAATGCGGCTACAATGAGATCCACTCGCGCATCGGCCGCAAGTTCTACGAATTAGAACCCACCGCCCCCCACGATGTCTATGCAATCTGCATGGCAAACGGTGTGACCGACAAAAGCCACGTCTCAGAGGTTGTAAAAGATGCAGAGGCGTATGATTTTGACCTGCGCCGCGTGAAAAAAAACATCCACCGCGTGAAGGTGATGCAAGCGCAAACGGCAGTCAAGTAG
- a CDS encoding ATP-dependent serine protease, whose protein sequence is MASGTKDAAQVIAELTATNANLREQIRSLEKTLWKRDHPVLRRALSVSDVMRMKKETYPFEGAWEEAFGRPEKNGVWFVWGNSGNGKTSFMLQLCKALSHFGRVAYDSLEEGASLTMKNALMTAGMQDVARRFVLLDRENMQLLSARLGKHKSPDIVVIDSFQYTKMSFKDYEAFKERHANKLLIFVSQADGNKPAGRTAVSVMYDASLKIFVSGFRAISKGRYFGSKGYYTIWEERANIYWGETKE, encoded by the coding sequence ATGGCAAGCGGAACAAAAGATGCAGCACAGGTGATTGCCGAACTCACGGCTACGAATGCTAATCTGCGCGAACAAATAAGAAGTCTTGAAAAGACCTTGTGGAAAAGAGACCATCCCGTGCTGCGCCGTGCACTGAGCGTCAGCGATGTCATGCGCATGAAGAAAGAAACCTATCCCTTTGAAGGTGCATGGGAAGAGGCCTTCGGTCGCCCCGAGAAGAATGGCGTGTGGTTCGTGTGGGGCAACAGCGGCAACGGCAAGACGAGTTTCATGTTGCAGCTCTGCAAAGCACTGTCGCACTTCGGCCGTGTGGCCTACGATAGCTTGGAGGAGGGCGCATCGCTGACCATGAAGAATGCCCTGATGACAGCTGGCATGCAGGATGTGGCACGCCGCTTCGTGTTGCTTGACCGTGAGAACATGCAGCTGCTGTCGGCACGCCTCGGCAAGCATAAAAGTCCCGATATCGTGGTCATCGACAGCTTTCAGTACACCAAAATGAGCTTCAAAGATTACGAGGCTTTCAAAGAGCGGCACGCCAACAAACTGCTCATATTCGTCAGTCAGGCCGATGGCAACAAACCCGCTGGGCGCACGGCCGTGAGCGTAATGTATGATGCGAGCCTAAAGATATTCGTCAGTGGGTTTCGTGCTATCAGCAAAGGGCGGTATTTCGGAAGCAAGGGCTATTACACGATATGGGAGGAAAGAGCAAACATATATTGGGGAGAAACTAAAGAGTAA